Genomic DNA from Halobaculum sp. CBA1158:
CGACGTCATCGGTGACGGCGACGGCACCGACAACAGTGACGGTGGCACGGTCGAGGGAGACGGGTAGGTTTACCTCCGCGGCGGGTCGCGTTCCGGTATGAGCGAGCAGTCGCTTGACGGGGACCTGTGCGTGACCGACTGCGAGCGCTGTCCGGCGCTGGTCGAGTCTCGCTCACGCATCGTCGACGGCGTCGGTCCGAGCGACGCCGACCTCGTGTTCGTCGGCGAGGCCCCCGGCGCGAACGAGGACGAGGCGGGCGAACCGTTCGTCGGGCGCTCGGGAACCGTCCTCGACGACGCGCTCCGCGACGCGGGGGTGGCGCGTTCGGACGTCCGAATCACCAACTGCGTCCGGTGTCGCCCGCCGGACAACCGCGACCCGCACGCGGACGAACTGGCGAACTGCCGGGGCTACCTCGCGGCCGAACTCGAGCGCCTCGACCCCGAACTCGTGGTCACGCTCGGGAAGGTCCCGTCCCAGCACCTCCTCGACCGCTCGGTCGCCGTGACCCAGGAGGCGGGCGAGGTGTTCGACGCCCGCGTCGGCGACGCGACGGTTCGACTGCTGGTGTGTCTCCATCCGGCGGCGACGCTGTACGACCGGAGCCAGGCGGACGCGTTCGAGGAGACGATCCGGCAGGCGACGGCGCTCGCGGGGCTGACCGACGGCGACGGCGCGAACGGGCAGTCGCGGCTGGGCGACTACTGATCTCACTCCCCCTCGGACGACGGGCGACTCGGTTCCTCGTCGGCCGACGGGCGACCCCGCTCCTCGTCGGCCGACAGGTCGCGTCTGCCTCGCCACATTGCCCCGACGGCGAGGCCGAACGCCAACCCGGAGAGGTGGCCGCCGTTCACGCCGGC
This window encodes:
- a CDS encoding uracil-DNA glycosylase, with product MSEQSLDGDLCVTDCERCPALVESRSRIVDGVGPSDADLVFVGEAPGANEDEAGEPFVGRSGTVLDDALRDAGVARSDVRITNCVRCRPPDNRDPHADELANCRGYLAAELERLDPELVVTLGKVPSQHLLDRSVAVTQEAGEVFDARVGDATVRLLVCLHPAATLYDRSQADAFEETIRQATALAGLTDGDGANGQSRLGDY